A single region of the Thermococcus paralvinellae genome encodes:
- the rnhB gene encoding ribonuclease HII, giving the protein MKLGGIDEAGRGPVIGPLVIAAVVVDEKNLSKLEALGVKDSKKLTPERREKLFNEIIALLDDYVIIELSPEQIDERKGTMNEFEVENFIKALNSLKVKPDVLYIDAADVKEERFGEIIGKRLNFSPKIIAEHKADAKYLPVSAASILAKVTRDRAIEKLKEQYGEIGSGYPSDPRTRKFLEDYYKEHGEFPPIVRRSWKTLKKIEENLKARTQKKGQLNLLEFLK; this is encoded by the coding sequence ATGAAACTTGGAGGAATTGACGAGGCAGGAAGAGGGCCAGTTATAGGTCCCCTCGTCATAGCGGCAGTTGTAGTTGATGAAAAAAACTTGAGCAAGCTTGAGGCTCTTGGAGTCAAAGATTCAAAGAAGCTAACACCAGAGAGAAGGGAAAAGCTGTTCAATGAAATAATTGCACTTTTAGATGATTATGTAATTATTGAGCTAAGCCCGGAGCAGATAGATGAAAGAAAGGGAACAATGAATGAGTTTGAGGTTGAGAACTTTATCAAAGCCCTTAATTCTCTGAAAGTAAAACCCGATGTTCTTTACATTGATGCCGCTGATGTAAAAGAAGAGCGTTTTGGCGAGATAATTGGAAAAAGGTTGAACTTTTCTCCAAAAATAATAGCCGAGCATAAAGCTGATGCCAAATACCTTCCAGTCTCTGCTGCATCAATTTTGGCTAAAGTTACGAGAGATAGGGCAATTGAGAAGCTCAAAGAGCAGTATGGTGAAATTGGCTCTGGTTATCCTAGCGACCCGAGGACAAGAAAGTTTCTAGAGGACTATTACAAAGAACACGGAGAATTTCCTCCAATAGTTAGGAGAAGCTGGAAAACTTTAAAGAAAATCGAAGAAAATCTCAAGGCTCGGACTCAGAAGAAAGGCCAGCTAAACCTCCTTGAGTTTCTGAAGTGA
- a CDS encoding dolichyl-phosphate-mannose--protein mannosyltransferase, whose product MGEEMKRREKLYFALLALIIVGTFYYTYKQASSEGLYDYIGDEVWYVSASRNVLHRLGIDVHYINETTRSEGVNIIFLTEPEVKGEVKVSFWRFTILRTYTAVEPPKVPDFASKLGIRVEYIPFNFSREYNVDLMKIKVWQIAQEYNYTKYMPYTNFPAVYYEIPKEHFDEFLKDVKTLEGVDVIPGFWYPDKENIQNYLNTEHPFLAKDFIMLGMLIQDKPIFWRLPGLIAHAIINLLVFFAALKITRSYLAAFIALIFSAFDPLLYATSLAAMLDIYVALFTAIFMYVMIVDDYPLSGISIGLAAATKLNGAFPYPILVIKALKDRMNLKRCLLILFVIPGIAFLIPEIPIIMAIGFQRWLEEFIASFSWHLSFKGEHPANSPFWQWFISLKPFPFHYNPDVFAATDPILMLSMIVFIFAIPYAAKKRGKILIPFGIFWSTIAFYALQWILGGKTQFSFYATPLVPVGAVTLGVMAYELIKWEYFEESLKFYWSWIWRVISPIARLIQKRFIQKTTKAKAEGKEPQELTSETQGGLAGLSSESEP is encoded by the coding sequence ATGGGAGAAGAAATGAAGAGAAGAGAAAAGCTCTACTTTGCACTGCTCGCTCTCATCATTGTTGGAACATTTTACTACACTTATAAACAAGCTTCAAGCGAGGGTTTATACGACTATATCGGTGATGAAGTTTGGTACGTTTCTGCTTCTCGAAATGTCTTACATCGGTTAGGGATTGATGTGCATTACATCAATGAAACTACCAGAAGTGAAGGCGTTAATATAATATTTCTCACTGAACCTGAAGTTAAGGGAGAAGTAAAGGTTTCTTTTTGGAGATTTACAATTCTAAGAACTTATACTGCAGTCGAACCACCAAAAGTCCCAGATTTTGCTTCAAAACTTGGAATAAGGGTTGAGTACATTCCATTCAATTTTTCTCGAGAATATAACGTTGATCTCATGAAGATTAAGGTTTGGCAAATTGCCCAAGAATATAATTATACAAAATACATGCCCTATACTAATTTTCCAGCTGTATACTATGAGATTCCAAAAGAGCATTTCGATGAATTCTTAAAAGATGTAAAGACACTTGAAGGCGTTGATGTAATTCCGGGGTTCTGGTATCCCGATAAGGAGAACATCCAAAACTATCTCAACACTGAGCATCCATTTTTGGCAAAAGATTTCATAATGCTGGGCATGTTAATTCAAGATAAGCCAATATTCTGGCGTCTACCTGGCCTAATTGCTCACGCAATAATTAATCTCCTTGTATTTTTTGCTGCATTGAAAATTACGAGAAGCTACTTGGCAGCGTTCATTGCACTGATATTTTCAGCATTTGACCCTCTCTTGTATGCAACGAGCTTGGCAGCGATGCTTGACATCTATGTCGCCCTATTCACTGCAATTTTTATGTATGTAATGATTGTTGACGATTATCCTTTAAGTGGTATTTCAATTGGCTTAGCTGCTGCAACAAAGCTCAACGGTGCATTTCCTTATCCTATTTTAGTGATAAAAGCCCTAAAAGATAGAATGAACCTTAAGAGATGCCTTCTAATTCTCTTTGTGATCCCTGGAATTGCTTTCTTAATCCCAGAAATTCCAATAATAATGGCAATCGGCTTTCAGAGATGGCTTGAAGAATTTATAGCTAGCTTTTCATGGCATCTGAGCTTTAAAGGGGAGCATCCAGCAAATTCGCCTTTCTGGCAGTGGTTCATAAGCTTAAAGCCGTTTCCATTCCACTATAACCCTGATGTTTTTGCAGCAACTGACCCGATTCTAATGCTCTCAATGATAGTCTTTATATTTGCTATTCCCTATGCCGCTAAGAAGAGGGGAAAAATCTTAATTCCTTTTGGCATCTTTTGGTCAACAATTGCATTCTATGCCCTCCAATGGATTCTTGGGGGAAAAACACAGTTTAGCTTCTATGCAACACCATTAGTACCAGTCGGAGCAGTGACTTTGGGAGTTATGGCATACGAACTGATAAAGTGGGAGTACTTCGAGGAGTCCCTCAAGTTTTATTGGAGCTGGATCTGGAGGGTTATAAGTCCAATTGCCCGATTAATTCAAAAGAGGTTTATTCAAAAAACGACGAAAGCTAAAGCTGAAGGAAAAGAACCTCAAGAACTCACTTCAGAAACTCAAGGAGGTTTAGCTGGCCTTTCTTCTGAGTCCGAGCCTTGA
- a CDS encoding class I SAM-dependent methyltransferase: MEEYIELAVEMIKKGFDERKIKARLPRENADEIIEIARARIRAKDKFSRTDLWMDLEGLRYATHEIVAEYRAERVKPESIADVTCGIGIQLIFFAKYAREAYAIDIDERKLFYAMKNAEKYGVKEKIKFIHGDSLSEEVIKQVDADVIFSDPARPPEMPERRLEDLLPSPLKIYEAYKHKTDAFIFDLPPQIRREKVPWRGEFEYIDLYGQLNRLTFYFEPLAKAERSAVLLPKGVRLESNPNLENIIEWSEPKKYLYEIPQSVDYADLINELFHAVKGNLYMLLREKRRILATSDDEIKSEYFKRAYVIAGIVKFHPLRINEFLRKEGFGRATLRISIPDSEYWRFRRKVESNLKGEKRAYVFQYKDKAIIAESLE, from the coding sequence ATGGAGGAGTACATTGAACTTGCAGTTGAGATGATAAAGAAAGGGTTTGATGAGAGAAAGATTAAGGCGAGGCTTCCAAGAGAGAATGCTGACGAGATAATTGAGATAGCGAGAGCTAGGATTAGAGCTAAGGATAAATTTTCGAGAACAGATTTATGGATGGATTTAGAAGGTCTGAGGTATGCCACTCATGAGATAGTTGCTGAATATAGAGCTGAGAGGGTTAAGCCAGAGAGCATAGCCGATGTGACCTGTGGGATTGGTATACAGCTTATATTTTTCGCCAAATATGCGAGGGAAGCTTATGCAATTGATATTGATGAGAGGAAGCTGTTTTATGCAATGAAAAATGCGGAGAAATATGGTGTTAAAGAGAAGATAAAATTCATTCATGGAGATTCTTTGAGTGAGGAAGTTATAAAGCAAGTAGATGCAGATGTAATATTCTCTGATCCTGCTCGTCCACCAGAAATGCCCGAAAGGAGACTGGAAGATTTACTTCCAAGCCCTCTCAAGATTTATGAAGCTTACAAACATAAAACAGATGCATTCATATTTGACTTGCCTCCCCAAATTAGGCGAGAAAAAGTTCCTTGGAGAGGTGAATTTGAATATATTGATCTGTATGGACAGCTGAACAGATTAACTTTTTACTTTGAGCCTCTAGCAAAAGCTGAACGTTCTGCAGTTCTTTTGCCAAAGGGTGTTAGGCTTGAAAGCAATCCTAACCTTGAAAACATCATTGAGTGGAGCGAGCCTAAAAAATACCTCTACGAGATTCCCCAGAGCGTTGATTATGCTGATTTAATAAATGAGCTATTCCATGCAGTTAAAGGAAACCTCTATATGTTGCTGAGAGAGAAAAGAAGGATATTGGCAACAAGTGATGATGAAATCAAAAGCGAGTACTTCAAAAGAGCTTATGTTATTGCTGGAATCGTTAAGTTTCACCCTCTCAGAATTAATGAATTCTTGAGGAAAGAAGGATTTGGAAGGGCAACGCTTAGAATTTCAATCCCAGACAGCGAATACTGGCGCTTTAGGAGAAAAGTTGAGAGTAACTTGAAGGGTGAAAAGAGGGCATATGTGTTCCAATATAAGGACAAAGCCATAATTGCTGAATCTCTCGAGTAA
- a CDS encoding helix-turn-helix transcriptional regulator gives MNAENLLKFIISSDLRRKLILSLGNGPKLLKDLQVELKSTPSSILHALKSLESKNIVYQKEDTKEYGLTNVGYLMYIQLRNIIDSFDSIVKFESFWITHDVKSVPEEFLKTIGDLKNSKLIIASPDELKSPHEVYLELIRNAKWVRAISSVVFEEYSKAFLELAFKKADIEAVLPEKTFEMLLKMLDPKEVEALKELPNMRIYTLDWNPRVSFTVTDSVLSFGLLFPDGRYDMTMDLVSYDPKARKWALDLFHYYKRFAKRVI, from the coding sequence ATGAACGCTGAAAATCTATTGAAATTCATAATAAGTTCAGACTTAAGGCGCAAACTGATTTTATCATTGGGGAATGGTCCTAAACTATTGAAAGATCTTCAAGTCGAATTAAAATCAACACCTTCTTCAATACTTCATGCTCTAAAATCATTAGAAAGCAAAAATATAGTGTACCAAAAAGAGGACACAAAAGAGTATGGACTCACAAATGTTGGATACCTAATGTACATTCAGCTTAGAAACATCATTGATTCATTTGATTCCATAGTTAAATTTGAAAGCTTCTGGATAACTCATGATGTTAAGTCTGTTCCAGAAGAATTCCTCAAAACAATTGGGGATCTTAAAAACTCTAAGCTTATAATTGCTTCTCCTGATGAGCTGAAATCTCCTCATGAGGTTTATCTGGAACTTATTAGAAACGCAAAATGGGTCAGAGCAATTTCTTCAGTTGTGTTTGAAGAATATTCAAAAGCGTTTTTAGAGTTAGCTTTTAAAAAGGCAGATATTGAAGCAGTATTACCAGAGAAAACTTTTGAAATGCTTCTCAAAATGCTTGATCCAAAGGAAGTGGAAGCCTTAAAGGAGCTTCCAAACATGCGCATTTATACTTTAGACTGGAATCCTAGAGTTTCATTCACAGTTACAGATTCGGTACTTTCATTTGGTTTGTTATTCCCTGATGGTAGGTACGACATGACCATGGACTTGGTTAGCTATGATCCAAAAGCTAGAAAATGGGCCCTTGACCTCTTTCACTACTACAAGAGGTTTGCAAAGAGAGTGATCTAG
- a CDS encoding PCNA-inhibitor translates to MDKKLDEFITSSVKISKEKSTKTIKKKRLRPTKLDSFLPEEHINYFKALRIGSKKIRNVKISEGTLDE, encoded by the coding sequence ATGGACAAAAAACTTGATGAATTCATTACATCCTCAGTGAAAATAAGTAAGGAAAAGAGTACAAAAACTATTAAAAAGAAGCGCCTTCGACCAACTAAGCTTGACAGTTTTCTTCCTGAGGAGCACATAAATTATTTCAAAGCTCTTAGAATTGGTTCAAAGAAGATAAGAAATGTTAAAATTAGTGAGGGAACTTTGGATGAATAA
- a CDS encoding peptide transporter: MVKTKTKKKIEEKSESSSFNFAKIRRYAFPILALLVAVIGFKIRYQTASYKYFIDPDTFYHFEIYKLTIKEWIPKYYMMADAPFGAKIAEPLGLYILPAILYKILSVFGYSEIAVFKLWPPLVGFFSIIAIYLLGKKFHSDWAGLWAATIMMFSTAHFVRTFSGNNRGDGPFLMLFLYATLSLFAYLKTRDKKRYIWGVLFIVLSVASLSVWNGSPFGLMVFLGFASVYAILLFIFGNIEKLKEFIRDFYPAYFGVLVLGYLLTFQSIIQVRAFIKFAFEVFVGLVLLTLIMLYGERFRLNYSDKKHRFAVVAIIILIGFAGAYAYVGPKLFRLMSGAYQSTQIYETVQELAKTTWSDVSTYYAVKSSDGMIFLLSLLGIGTVIVRFLNSLLRHGEVNEKQLFVLIYYVMSLYLMWTAVRFLFLASGAVILVFGILIGELFSLVENMKEKTSTKALYAVLLIILFIPIPIVGATTMNSQAKAMAKAGSVTPSWEDVLKWLNQNTPKLSTATSWWDYGYWIESSLLGNRRSPADGGHARDRDYILARFLANDGLKSEVDFESWELNYFIIWTYDYAKFNAISYLGGAISRKERDNLAMILPFQKYGDNLYALSQNQLIRVLEENGKKRVVIQIGNQQLEPIQTIFAQTGEVVKGQGTYPGIVWIFPNYAILTYQKVALSNFFRMAFLGGNGVPNFQLVKSTGDINVYEFHPFIVYRIDIYKNGTWTPIKKLEPGEYKAKLYISAFGRDVKDATIKLRAYKDGKLIADETVATNVNIDHLNEKPIEVTLNVPNATKYELVLTQKGPVGVLAGIPMLNGEPVNPIYVVKEGQSGKLKLTAEFDKDYTVSLYLRATIIYLVRTQGTSNEDENAAFEPHMDIIKYVPVKEGISVKAGVNTITADVEMPQVFAQYIEQLKQKYGADKVIVRGKRIEPVFIADKEYVIYKQG, encoded by the coding sequence ATGGTGAAGACAAAAACCAAGAAAAAAATAGAAGAAAAATCCGAATCATCTTCTTTTAATTTTGCTAAAATTAGGAGATATGCGTTTCCAATTTTGGCACTGCTTGTGGCAGTCATAGGCTTCAAGATCAGATACCAAACAGCAAGCTACAAATATTTCATAGATCCGGATACATTTTATCACTTTGAAATTTACAAGCTCACGATAAAGGAATGGATACCAAAATATTATATGATGGCAGATGCTCCATTTGGGGCTAAAATAGCCGAGCCCCTTGGACTTTACATCTTACCTGCCATACTGTATAAGATTCTCTCAGTGTTTGGATACAGTGAAATAGCAGTGTTCAAGCTCTGGCCTCCGTTAGTAGGATTTTTCAGCATTATTGCAATCTATTTACTCGGAAAGAAGTTTCACTCAGACTGGGCTGGGCTATGGGCTGCTACAATCATGATGTTTTCAACAGCCCACTTTGTCAGAACATTTTCAGGAAATAACAGAGGTGATGGACCATTCTTAATGCTGTTCTTGTATGCAACGCTCTCGCTGTTCGCTTACCTCAAAACGAGAGATAAGAAAAGATACATCTGGGGGGTGCTTTTTATAGTTCTTTCAGTAGCTTCTCTAAGCGTCTGGAATGGTTCGCCGTTTGGCTTAATGGTTTTCCTTGGCTTTGCAAGTGTTTACGCGATTTTATTGTTCATTTTTGGAAATATTGAAAAGCTCAAAGAGTTCATCAGAGACTTTTACCCAGCGTATTTCGGAGTGTTAGTTTTAGGTTACCTCCTAACTTTCCAGAGCATCATCCAAGTTAGAGCGTTTATAAAATTTGCATTTGAAGTCTTCGTTGGCTTGGTGTTGTTGACTCTAATAATGCTCTACGGCGAGAGATTCAGGCTCAACTATTCAGACAAAAAGCACAGATTTGCAGTAGTGGCAATAATAATTCTCATAGGATTTGCAGGGGCTTATGCCTACGTGGGTCCAAAGCTTTTCAGGCTCATGAGCGGTGCATATCAATCAACTCAGATTTATGAGACAGTGCAGGAGCTGGCAAAGACAACATGGAGTGATGTCTCAACGTACTATGCAGTGAAGTCTTCCGATGGCATGATATTTCTTCTTTCACTTCTTGGCATTGGGACAGTGATAGTGCGCTTCTTAAACAGCTTACTTAGACATGGAGAAGTCAATGAAAAGCAACTGTTTGTACTGATTTACTATGTAATGTCTCTTTATTTAATGTGGACTGCAGTAAGATTTTTGTTCTTGGCTTCGGGCGCTGTCATATTAGTATTTGGGATATTAATTGGAGAGCTGTTTAGCCTCGTTGAGAATATGAAAGAAAAAACATCTACAAAAGCTTTGTACGCAGTGCTTCTAATAATTTTGTTCATACCAATCCCAATAGTTGGTGCAACCACTATGAATTCCCAGGCAAAAGCTATGGCAAAAGCAGGTTCAGTAACTCCTTCTTGGGAAGATGTCCTTAAGTGGCTCAATCAGAACACTCCAAAACTTTCAACCGCTACCTCATGGTGGGATTATGGATACTGGATTGAGAGTTCTCTGCTAGGAAACAGAAGATCTCCAGCAGATGGAGGTCACGCAAGGGATAGAGATTACATACTGGCGAGATTCCTTGCAAATGATGGACTAAAGAGTGAAGTTGATTTTGAGAGCTGGGAGCTTAACTATTTCATAATCTGGACATATGACTATGCAAAGTTCAACGCAATAAGTTACCTTGGTGGAGCAATAAGCAGAAAGGAAAGGGATAATCTTGCCATGATTCTGCCTTTCCAGAAGTATGGAGACAATCTCTATGCTCTAAGCCAGAACCAACTTATAAGGGTGCTTGAAGAAAATGGTAAAAAGAGAGTTGTAATTCAGATTGGAAATCAGCAACTTGAACCTATACAGACGATATTTGCCCAGACAGGAGAAGTTGTCAAAGGACAAGGAACTTATCCTGGAATTGTGTGGATATTCCCCAATTATGCAATCTTAACATACCAAAAAGTTGCCCTCAGCAACTTCTTCAGAATGGCATTTCTAGGTGGGAATGGAGTTCCAAACTTCCAGCTTGTTAAGTCAACAGGAGATATCAATGTGTATGAGTTCCATCCATTCATAGTGTACAGGATAGACATATACAAAAACGGAACATGGACTCCAATCAAAAAGCTTGAACCAGGAGAATATAAAGCCAAACTCTACATCTCAGCATTTGGCAGAGATGTGAAGGATGCAACAATAAAGCTCAGAGCATACAAGGATGGAAAGCTGATAGCTGATGAAACAGTAGCAACCAATGTTAACATAGACCACCTCAACGAAAAGCCAATTGAAGTAACATTAAATGTCCCAAATGCCACCAAATACGAGCTTGTGCTTACTCAAAAAGGTCCAGTGGGAGTATTAGCTGGTATTCCAATGCTTAATGGGGAACCCGTTAATCCTATATATGTTGTAAAAGAAGGCCAGAGTGGAAAGCTTAAGCTCACAGCTGAATTTGACAAAGATTACACAGTCAGCCTATACTTGAGGGCCACAATAATATATCTGGTCAGAACGCAAGGAACAAGTAATGAAGACGAAAATGCGGCATTTGAGCCCCACATGGACATCATAAAGTATGTTCCAGTTAAAGAAGGTATCTCAGTTAAAGCTGGTGTGAACACAATAACGGCAGATGTAGAGATGCCCCAGGTCTTTGCTCAGTATATAGAACAGCTCAAGCAGAAATATGGAGCTGATAAAGTAATTGTTAGAGGCAAGAGAATTGAGCCAGTGTTTATAGCAGACAAAGAGTATGTGATTTATAAGCAAGGTTAG
- a CDS encoding ParB/RepB/Spo0J family partition protein — protein MTEKEEIILITREKAFERARHLKRENELIYGVKFNIDHKYLPLDILIPTQRELSEAKLLVVLQEIKHGYDAPIIVLEHREGYYILDGHHRAYALKKLGFSQVECLILKPREEIETKIEETVQRSKLKSLDDIKIVRDKG, from the coding sequence GTGACAGAGAAAGAAGAGATCATTTTGATAACAAGGGAGAAGGCATTTGAAAGAGCAAGGCACCTCAAACGGGAGAATGAACTCATTTATGGCGTTAAGTTCAACATAGACCACAAATATCTCCCGCTTGATATTCTGATACCAACCCAGAGAGAACTCAGTGAAGCGAAGCTGCTGGTTGTTCTCCAAGAGATTAAGCATGGCTATGATGCTCCTATCATAGTGTTGGAACATCGAGAGGGGTATTATATCCTTGATGGCCACCACAGAGCTTATGCACTTAAAAAGCTTGGATTTTCCCAAGTAGAATGCTTAATTCTAAAACCAAGAGAAGAAATTGAGACAAAAATTGAAGAAACGGTTCAAAGATCAAAACTAAAAAGTTTAGACGATATAAAAATAGTGAGAGACAAGGGCTAA
- a CDS encoding class I SAM-dependent methyltransferase has product MVQYFDKIAHRYDTWYQTKVGQYVDRTEKKLIFSMIKTKRGKALDLGCGTGNYTTELYRRGFDVIGVDLSQEMLKIAKSKLPNVLFIRANAYNLPFKKEVFDLVLSVTMFEFIYEPEKVLNEIHRVLKPGGEVVIGTMNGRSLWFLFKRFKSIFIETAYRYARFYTPKELETLLTNTGFDNVESRGIIFFPPFFPFVEIAEKVDQKFNKNLKSIGAFIAVRGIKK; this is encoded by the coding sequence ATGGTACAATACTTCGACAAAATTGCTCACCGCTACGATACATGGTATCAAACAAAAGTTGGCCAGTACGTTGATAGAACAGAAAAGAAACTTATTTTCTCCATGATTAAAACAAAGAGAGGAAAAGCTCTGGATTTGGGCTGCGGTACTGGAAACTATACCACTGAACTTTATAGGAGAGGCTTTGATGTGATAGGAGTCGATTTAAGTCAAGAGATGCTTAAAATTGCCAAGTCCAAGCTTCCTAATGTTCTCTTTATTCGAGCTAATGCATATAACTTGCCATTCAAAAAAGAAGTCTTTGATTTGGTATTAAGCGTTACAATGTTCGAGTTTATCTATGAACCTGAAAAAGTTCTAAATGAGATACATCGAGTATTAAAGCCGGGAGGAGAAGTTGTCATTGGAACTATGAATGGAAGAAGTTTATGGTTCCTTTTCAAACGATTTAAAAGCATTTTTATCGAAACAGCATACAGATATGCAAGGTTCTATACTCCAAAAGAATTAGAAACACTCTTGACAAATACAGGATTTGATAATGTAGAGAGCAGAGGTATTATATTTTTCCCACCGTTCTTTCCATTTGTTGAAATTGCTGAAAAAGTTGACCAGAAATTTAACAAAAATTTGAAAAGTATTGGAGCCTTCATAGCTGTTAGGGGAATTAAAAAGTGA
- a CDS encoding ubiquitin-like small modifier protein 1: MKVKFYATLRDLTGKKEIEISGVRTVGELLDKLDKMFPGIKKELIDEDGDVNGMILVNGHNIVHLKLWDTELKEEDVIHVFPPAGGG; the protein is encoded by the coding sequence ATGAAGGTGAAGTTTTATGCCACATTGAGAGACTTAACTGGAAAGAAGGAAATTGAAATCAGTGGAGTAAGAACCGTAGGAGAACTCCTAGACAAGCTTGATAAGATGTTTCCGGGGATTAAGAAAGAGTTAATCGATGAAGACGGTGATGTCAACGGAATGATACTTGTGAACGGGCATAACATTGTTCACCTAAAGCTCTGGGATACCGAGCTGAAGGAAGAGGATGTAATTCATGTATTCCCTCCAGCTGGTGGTGGATAA
- a CDS encoding adenylate kinase: protein MNILIFGPPGSGKSTHSRKIVERYQLEYISSGDIIRAEIQKGTALGKEMERYLAQGELIPDTVVNTLILSKLRRVRNNFIIDGYPRTAEQVLALETYLYDHGIRLDVAIDIFISKEESIERISGRRICSRCGAVYHVKYKPPKVSGKCDVCGGELIQRKDDKSEIVNRRYDIYIKNMEPIIKFYQKQGIYVQINGHGGIDEVWERIRPLLDYIHNREKKRKEHE from the coding sequence ATGAATATCTTGATTTTTGGGCCACCTGGAAGCGGAAAATCTACTCATTCGCGAAAAATAGTTGAAAGATATCAGTTGGAGTATATATCCTCTGGAGATATAATTAGAGCAGAAATACAGAAAGGAACAGCTTTAGGTAAAGAAATGGAGAGATATCTCGCACAGGGTGAATTAATACCAGATACTGTCGTTAATACGCTAATCCTCTCAAAACTTAGGAGGGTGAGAAATAATTTCATTATTGACGGATATCCAAGAACAGCTGAACAGGTTTTGGCATTGGAGACTTATCTTTATGATCATGGCATAAGGCTCGATGTTGCCATCGATATATTCATCTCAAAGGAGGAAAGTATCGAAAGAATAAGTGGAAGGAGAATATGTAGCCGATGTGGAGCTGTGTACCATGTTAAATATAAACCACCAAAAGTTTCAGGAAAGTGTGATGTATGTGGCGGTGAACTAATCCAACGGAAGGATGATAAATCTGAGATAGTCAACAGAAGGTACGACATTTATATTAAAAACATGGAACCTATAATAAAATTCTACCAAAAGCAGGGAATCTACGTCCAAATTAATGGCCACGGAGGAATTGATGAAGTTTGGGAAAGAATCAGACCACTATTGGACTACATCCATAACAGAGAGAAAAAGAGAAAAGAGCACGAGTAA
- a CDS encoding single- stranded DNA-binding family protein yields the protein MPRLLTGFVRAAGYANKVRKVLFAITRGKVNPEEVVRAAAELNQYLFSKFQEIGVKKEDVVRIEVEFEIKDGKIEWNYDSLKIEIYKKEEEEKLAEAMREVEESEKALELVIEELSKLSEKLRELSDDISQLVEKIKQEHTTLKLEFEKEEES from the coding sequence ATGCCCCGTCTCCTAACTGGTTTTGTTAGAGCAGCTGGCTATGCAAACAAAGTGAGGAAAGTTCTATTTGCCATTACGAGGGGAAAAGTTAATCCAGAAGAGGTTGTGAGAGCTGCAGCAGAACTCAATCAGTATCTCTTCAGCAAGTTCCAAGAGATAGGAGTGAAAAAGGAGGATGTGGTAAGAATTGAAGTGGAGTTTGAAATCAAAGACGGAAAAATTGAATGGAACTATGATAGTTTGAAGATTGAAATTTACAAGAAGGAAGAAGAAGAAAAGTTAGCAGAAGCTATGCGCGAGGTAGAAGAGAGTGAGAAAGCCCTTGAGCTTGTAATTGAAGAACTGAGTAAGCTGTCAGAAAAGCTGAGAGAGTTAAGTGATGATATTTCCCAACTTGTCGAGAAAATTAAGCAAGAGCACACAACATTAAAGCTTGAATTCGAAAAGGAAGAGGAAAGCTAA
- the trmY gene encoding tRNA (pseudouridine(54)-N(1))-methyltransferase TrmY, translating into MRIFIIKANHAHTKADFSLKDLPGTSGRIDLLCRSINSAFLLSHGFRKNVRVWLNLNGPPNPPKTIRFEGNEIRPKTINPDERSIAKLIIKALKVGEEIKEPSKEHQVLPGIYISNLTFEDIVRKTIKTAKLYYLHEEGKPIAEVNFKGNVAFVLGDHVGLPKEDEAFLESIAEKVSIGRKSYLTSHVIVYVNVFLDNLRI; encoded by the coding sequence ATGAGGATTTTCATCATCAAAGCAAACCATGCTCATACAAAAGCGGATTTCAGCCTGAAAGACCTACCAGGGACAAGCGGCAGAATTGACTTACTTTGCCGAAGCATTAACTCCGCTTTTCTGCTCTCTCATGGTTTTCGCAAAAATGTTAGAGTCTGGTTAAACTTAAACGGCCCACCAAATCCACCCAAAACCATTCGATTCGAAGGTAACGAGATTAGACCCAAGACAATAAATCCAGATGAGAGAAGCATTGCAAAACTGATAATTAAAGCATTAAAAGTTGGTGAGGAAATAAAGGAGCCCAGCAAAGAGCATCAGGTTCTGCCTGGAATTTACATCAGCAATTTAACATTTGAAGACATTGTGAGAAAGACTATCAAGACTGCAAAGCTTTACTACCTTCACGAAGAAGGTAAACCGATAGCTGAGGTTAACTTTAAAGGAAACGTTGCATTTGTTCTCGGAGATCACGTTGGATTACCTAAAGAAGATGAAGCTTTTCTTGAGAGCATTGCGGAAAAAGTTAGCATTGGTAGAAAGAGTTATCTGACCTCACATGTCATTGTTTATGTTAACGTATTCCTCGATAATCTGAGGATTTAG